Below is a window of Micromonospora chersina DNA.
CTTGGCGTCGTCCCGTGTCTGGATCCGGTGCCGGTCAACGTTGCTGAGCGCCTGGGCGAAGCCCATCCCGAGGTATCGCCAGCCCTCCCGCTCGCTCGCCTGCCGGCCAAGTCGGTAGTCGCTGGTCTCCCCGAACACCTCTAGGTAGAGGTTCTTCCCGACCAGGTTGTTGCCGTTCCGGTCCTGCGGGTTCCCCGCCCACGTCCGGACGTGGTTCTCGACGAAGATCGCGGTCTGGCTGGCGACCTTGCCCCACTCCCCGTCCTCCACCTCGGTCTTCACGTGTGCCCACAGCTCGGGGTCGTACGCGTGTTCATCCATCGGCTCGTCCCCGCCCAAGAGACCGAGCTCCCACAGGGCCGCGTCGACGAGCTCACACGCCTTGCCGACGCCTGCTTGGCGGGCTTGATTGGAAGCGGAGGCAGGCGTACTTGCAGTGACGAGACCAAGTCGATATCTGATTTTGTCGAAACGCTGTACCAGATCGTTGTCGGCTCCAAGCGAGCGAACGAAGATAGCTCGAACTTGGGCCTTCCAGGTTTCGAAGCCCGCAGGGCGGGCGAAGAAGGCCGCCTGAGAGGCATCCTCTTTCAGCCTGTTCAGCTCGGCGATCGCAACAGCGGGGCGCATGGACGCGAGTCTACGGGCCACCGGCGACAGGCTCGCTTTCCTTGCTCGCTATCGGCAGGCGCGACTACCGCGCGGTCACCTAAAGTGGTCGGCCCCGTACACAGTGCAGCCACAACGGACGGGGCCTTGGCCGGGAAGGAGCCCCGGCCCATGAACAACGTACCTGCGCATCCTCATTGGTGCGACCGCCAAGAGTGCGCCGTAACCCTCGCTATGTGCGCCCACCGCCTTCCTCGCCATCACCGCCACCGGGGCGCAAAAAGGGGCACCACCGACCGGGCCGGCCTCGTGCCCCTCAGGCTCGCCGAGACTCGACGTCTCCTGGCATACCTGATCACCCGCAGGCGAACCCGCGACGAGATCAATCGATGGTCATGGTGGCGGCGCCGCCGCCAGTTCCGAGCCAAAACAAGCCACTACCAGCGAAGACAACGACTCAGGCAAGTGCGGCTGGAGTACTAGCACATCCGGCCATGATCAGGGCGTTTTCCACAGGCGCCGAAGTCCTCCACAACGTGAAGCCGTCCGCTGGCGAACTGTGGCGGCGCCGGCGAACCTCAACAGGTCGGCGAGGTCACCCCTGAGGCTGCTGGCCACGGCAACGTGCAGGTGGAGCAGCCCCGGCAGCAGGCCACCGACATCCGGGCCCCGCAGCGTGGAGCTCACGCTGCGGGTACCCTCCGTTTCTCGGTCCACCAAAGGCGGCGGGGTGATCGGTCGAGTTCGGGCCCGCCGCTCGCCGATCACCTACCGTCGGAGAGGTGGAGGTGCTGCTGCGCGGCGGGCCGGGTGACGGCCAGGTGATGTCCGGCGGCGGGGAGACCGTCGTGTGGCAGGCCTGCTTGTACGAGATTACGCCGGAGCTCGCCCGCCGCAGCGGGCGTGATCTTCGGGTGTATCGGCACCGCCCGGACTGCTGCGAGCCCTACGGCCGGGGCGCGGAGGACCGCTGCGAGTAACCAATCGCTACGGGAGCGCGAGACACGCTCGCCATCCGAGCCGCCCACCCGATCGAACGTATGTACGATCGCGGTGTGCAGGAAGTGGTACGGCGGTGGTGGAACGGCGTCTGGGGGCGCCTGACCCGGCGGGACGTGTGGCTGGTCCGCGAGACGCGCTGGACGGTGATGGCCCGGGCCGGGGACACGGAGTCAGGAAAGGTGCTGCGCTGGGAGTTCGACTCGGAGCCACCGGCGCTGGAGATGGTTGATCGCCTCCTGCGCGCCGACACCGCCGGCCGTTGGCGAGAGCAGGACCGCGGCACTCCCCCGCCGGGTACTGGCGCTGGCGAGGCGCGGCGGATCACATAGTGACAATTATTGTGTTCCGTTCGAATCCCAGCCCCTGGTCGCCCTCACCCCGCTGTCGCCCTCTGCCCTACCTGATGGGCTTGGCCGGCAGCCCCGTTATCTCACCGGATCGCAGCCCGGCCCGCTGCACGAATATTGCCCGTCGAGCGACAGCATCGCCCTTGATGTTGAGTTGGTAGCCCTCGAGCCAGAGCCACCCGTCGTATGTCCGCCAGCCGAGCACCCGGATCACCCGGAAGAAGATTGGGTTGATGAACTGCACGCTGGCCGATCGGGTCACGTAGAGAAGGTCACCGGCACGGGGTGCGGTCACCGCACCCACCCGAGGAACCGGCGATGGAGAAGCCCGGCAGGAGCCCAACCCATGTCCTGGCTCGCGGCCACCAGGCACGACCCCATGTATAGAGCTAGGGATATGGGCGCTTCTTCGTACTCGGCCTGCAGCTCCTGCCTCCGAGTGCGGCACGGCCAAGGGGCACCGCACCCGCCGCAACTCCAAATAGGTAGAACAGGCGCGTGAGATGTCATCCCGCCTCCCCTGGCCAATGCCGGCGGCTGATGGGGATGCGGTGTCTCGATCGACACGGCAGCTCGCCCCCGCAGCGACAAATCCTCCGGGCTCTCCTCCACGACCACACCGGCCGATGTCGACGCGCCAAGGTCAGGGCGACTGCGATCACGTACTGGTCGTAGGAGACCTGCCTGCCCACCGTGACCCCTCTCGTATATGAGGGCATGGCAGCCGGGCCACGCTGGGTCATCCGACCACCACGCCCGGCAAACACGTTGCCACGCATGACAGCGATCCGCAATATGCGGATTGCCGTTCTGCGTTCCGCGTGTCTGCGAACGGAAGTCAGGTGTCCCGCATGGCAAGATGACCACGTGCCTCAACGCCAAAGCCCTACCGTCAGGCGCCGACGACTGGCGCTGACCCTGCGGCAGCTCCGTGACAGGGCTGGCATCACCTCGGCCGAAGCAGCCAGGCGGGTGGACCACGATGCGAGCTGGCTGAGTCGTATCGAGACGGCAGAGGTACGACCCCATCCCAACGACGTGCGGGCGCTACTGGCGCTGTACGGAGTGGAAGGTGACCAAGCGGAAGCCGTTATCGCGGTAGCACGGCAGGCGAAGCAGCGCGGTTGGTGGCAGCGGTATAGCGACGTCTTGCCGGACTGGTTCGCCGCGTACGTCGGGATGGAATCCGAGGCGTCGGTCATCCGCACCTACGAATGTCAGATGGTGCCTGGCCTGCTGCAGACCGAGGAGTACGCGCGGGCCGCGTTCGAAGGTGCG
It encodes the following:
- a CDS encoding TIGR02391 family protein, which encodes MDEHAYDPELWAHVKTEVEDGEWGKVASQTAIFVENHVRTWAGNPQDRNGNNLVGKNLYLEVFGETSDYRLGRQASEREGWRYLGMGFAQALSNVDRHRIQTRDDAKRYALGVLGLGSLLLTQLRYEHGDILKAE